The following proteins are encoded in a genomic region of Rhodoferax aquaticus:
- a CDS encoding type VI secretion system Vgr family protein has translation MPTPSLTSLTTLIPAERILTISSASLEAQAGHAQLQAVRLEGHEGINQLFRYQLTLQTPDTPVPGGLVELDLQALMGQAISCHIQLEGMGTFEAGSIGGVVKGQLATPHQGSGVRQISALITAATLIQETPRQRVYQLTLEPWLAQARLKSDCKVFQDMSPVAVIEHVLANYPQPSTKRLIESYPVRDYCVQYNETDLQFITRLMQEWGINYHFEHSGEAHRLIWSDHNGAFQIRQEDLQQNSADPGLNPYHTIPYYPLGHKTDREYIHRFSPVQRLTASAYASADYDYTRPQASLAVQASSDHAGNHPAHQIYLWRGANSGVGGGAGGGANTSLTSSDYSQPNAGAGAGVDAANHTEPQGQHLARLRLQALRQGALRARGAGHIRGIVPGSSFTLAEHPQTSANTEYIVLHTTLDIENPSEHKTGSTNTQDTTQGQWRVHTEFEVQPSTIALRPDGTQSKPLIPGPLSALVVGPAGANHHTDYLSRIKVHFPWDRHDARDQRSSCWVRVASPWAGNQLGAIHIPRIGQEVLVSFEGGDPDKPIVIASVYNQNNQPPWELPGQQALSGIRSRELTAGQGNAAAGRSNHVLLDDTAEQIQVQAKSDHQHSQLSLGHITRIESGAGRQEHRGEGFELRTDGHGAIRAQDGLLITTEGRPNAQGHVKALSETAARLSQAQEQHRSLGNLAAQHQAQEAGEGADQGEVASALQMQNDSITGKTAKDTAHPELTEPHLVLASPAGIESTTAGSTHQHSQAHHAISAGGHVSTSTAKSWLLSAKETIKLFAYMSGIKLVSARDDMDIQALQTNIHLLAKMDITMTANEVHLLAQKNVLLNGSGSHIEWQSGGMTEGTNGSRAVHAGQHGVVGAASVPLPPPQFPSGVCKECVLAAAKSASGLALANR, from the coding sequence ATGCCCACCCCCAGTCTCACCAGCCTCACCACCCTCATCCCCGCAGAGCGCATCCTCACCATTAGCAGCGCCAGCCTAGAGGCCCAAGCCGGTCACGCCCAACTTCAAGCCGTGCGCTTGGAAGGCCACGAAGGCATCAACCAACTCTTTCGCTACCAACTCACCCTGCAAACCCCGGACACCCCGGTCCCGGGTGGCCTGGTAGAGCTGGACCTCCAAGCCCTCATGGGCCAGGCCATTAGCTGCCACATCCAGCTCGAAGGCATGGGCACGTTTGAGGCGGGCAGCATCGGTGGGGTCGTCAAGGGCCAACTCGCCACCCCCCACCAAGGCAGCGGAGTGCGCCAAATCAGCGCCCTCATCACCGCAGCCACCCTCATTCAAGAAACCCCACGCCAGCGCGTCTACCAACTCACCCTAGAGCCCTGGCTGGCCCAGGCCCGGCTCAAGAGCGACTGCAAAGTCTTCCAAGACATGAGCCCGGTCGCCGTGATCGAACACGTGCTGGCCAACTACCCCCAGCCCAGTACCAAAAGGCTCATAGAGAGCTACCCCGTGCGCGACTACTGCGTGCAGTACAACGAAACCGACCTGCAATTCATCACCCGGCTCATGCAAGAGTGGGGCATCAACTACCACTTCGAGCACAGCGGCGAGGCCCACCGTCTCATCTGGAGCGACCACAACGGCGCCTTCCAAATCCGGCAAGAAGACCTGCAACAAAACAGCGCTGATCCCGGCCTCAACCCCTACCACACCATCCCTTACTACCCGCTGGGGCACAAGACCGACCGCGAGTACATCCACCGCTTCAGCCCAGTGCAGCGCTTGACTGCCAGTGCCTACGCCAGTGCCGACTACGACTACACCCGCCCCCAGGCCAGCCTGGCGGTGCAAGCCAGCAGCGACCACGCAGGCAATCACCCGGCCCACCAGATCTACCTCTGGCGGGGAGCTAATAGCGGGGTGGGTGGTGGAGCAGGTGGTGGAGCAAACACCTCCCTCACTTCCTCCGACTACAGCCAGCCCAACGCCGGGGCCGGAGCAGGAGTCGACGCAGCCAACCACACCGAACCCCAAGGCCAACACCTGGCCCGGCTGCGCCTGCAAGCCCTGCGCCAAGGGGCCTTGCGTGCACGGGGAGCCGGCCACATCCGCGGCATCGTGCCCGGCAGCAGCTTCACCCTGGCCGAGCACCCCCAGACCAGCGCCAACACCGAATACATCGTCCTGCACACCACACTCGACATAGAAAACCCGAGTGAGCACAAGACAGGTAGCACCAACACCCAAGACACCACCCAAGGCCAGTGGCGCGTCCACACCGAATTCGAGGTCCAGCCCAGCACCATCGCGTTGCGCCCTGACGGCACACAGAGCAAACCCCTGATCCCCGGCCCCTTGAGCGCCTTGGTAGTCGGCCCCGCAGGGGCCAACCACCACACCGACTACCTCAGCCGCATCAAGGTGCACTTCCCTTGGGACCGACATGACGCGCGCGACCAACGCAGCAGCTGCTGGGTGCGGGTGGCAAGCCCTTGGGCGGGCAACCAGCTAGGGGCCATCCACATTCCCCGCATCGGGCAAGAAGTGCTGGTGAGCTTTGAAGGCGGAGACCCGGACAAACCCATCGTGATCGCCTCTGTCTACAACCAGAACAACCAGCCGCCCTGGGAACTGCCCGGCCAACAGGCCTTAAGTGGCATCCGCAGCCGGGAACTCACAGCCGGCCAAGGCAACGCCGCCGCAGGAAGAAGCAACCATGTGCTCTTGGACGACACCGCAGAGCAAATCCAGGTGCAAGCCAAGAGTGACCACCAGCACAGCCAACTCTCACTGGGCCACATCACCCGCATAGAGAGCGGGGCAGGCCGCCAAGAACACCGGGGTGAAGGCTTTGAGCTGCGCACGGACGGACACGGCGCTATCCGCGCCCAAGACGGCCTGCTCATCACTACCGAAGGCAGGCCCAACGCCCAAGGCCATGTCAAAGCCCTGAGTGAAACCGCTGCGCGTCTAAGCCAAGCGCAAGAGCAACACCGCAGCTTGGGGAACTTGGCCGCTCAGCACCAGGCCCAAGAAGCGGGGGAGGGGGCTGATCAAGGTGAAGTGGCAAGCGCACTGCAGATGCAGAACGACTCAATTACCGGCAAGACTGCCAAAGATACCGCCCACCCCGAACTCACTGAGCCTCACCTTGTCTTAGCCAGCCCAGCAGGCATAGAAAGCACCACCGCAGGCTCCACCCACCAGCACAGCCAGGCGCACCATGCCATCAGCGCAGGGGGCCATGTGAGCACGTCTACCGCCAAGAGTTGGCTCTTGAGTGCGAAGGAGACCATCAAGCTGTTCGCTTACATGAGCGGCATCAAGCTGGTGAGCGCCAGAGATGACATGGACATCCAAGCCCTCCAAACCAACATCCACTTGTTGGCCAAGATGGACATCACCATGACTGCGAACGAGGTTCACCTCCTCGCGCAAAAGAACGTGCTGCTCAACGGTTCGGGCAGCCACATCGAATGGCAAAGCGGCGGCATGACCGAAGGCACCAACGGCAGCCGGGCCGTGCATGCGGGGCAGCACGGCGTGGTGGGTGCGGCGAGTGTGCCGCTGCCCCCGCCGCAGTTCCCCTCTGGGGTCTGCAAAGAGTGCGTGTTGGCCGCAGCCAAGTCGGCCAGCGGCTTAGCCCTTGCGAATCGCTAA
- a CDS encoding PAAR domain-containing protein, producing MARTIIVVGDPTSHGGTVVSGSPTRFIMGKAIARMGDNVDCPKTYPGGAPHGVNPIVEGESSCLIDGIPVALEGHATACGCTLIGTVPVRHG from the coding sequence ATGGCACGCACCATCATCGTAGTGGGTGACCCTACCAGCCACGGCGGCACAGTAGTTAGCGGCTCGCCGACCCGTTTCATCATGGGCAAAGCCATCGCCCGCATGGGCGACAACGTGGACTGTCCGAAGACCTACCCCGGCGGAGCACCCCATGGAGTCAACCCCATCGTGGAGGGTGAATCCAGCTGCCTTATCGATGGCATTCCCGTCGCGCTCGAAGGGCATGCCACAGCCTGCGGCTGCACCCTCATAGGTACCGTCCCGGTCCGCCACGGATAA